One part of the Paracoccus sp. MBLB3053 genome encodes these proteins:
- a CDS encoding cisplatin damage response ATP-dependent DNA ligase, whose product MKAFAALLERLAFTPGRNAKLQLVRHYMERTPDPDRGWALAALTGDLQLRTVTPSLLRGLAAERLDDQLLAMSYDFVGDLAETIALIWPDGAQDDPPLSQAVELLQGTGKAALPSAITGMLDRLGSSERLAFLKLATGNLRVGFSARMARMALAGMGGPGVAEMEEIWHGLSPPYAPLFGWLAGGERPESVARAPFRPVMLSTPTDLAELRAMDPAAFFAEWKWDGIRVQAVSDAGVRRLYSRTGEDISQAFPDVIEAMEFDGTADGELLVRREDEIAPFGDLQKRLNRKTVGKGLLGSHPAGLRLYDLLIWEGRDLRGEPLEARRSLLEAADFGGPRIDISPLLEFATWDDLAGLRASPPATVIEGVMIKRRDSSYLSGRPRGPWFKWKRDPMVVDAVLIYAQRGHGKRSGFHSDFTFGLWNGAELVPVGKAYFGFTDAELRELDKFVRANTTERYGPVRALAPKLVVEVAFEGLNRSGRHRSGVAMRFPRISRIRWDKPAAEADHLSTLEAML is encoded by the coding sequence ATGAAAGCCTTTGCCGCCCTTCTCGAACGGCTTGCATTTACGCCGGGCCGCAACGCCAAGCTTCAGCTCGTCCGCCACTACATGGAGCGCACGCCCGATCCCGACCGGGGCTGGGCGCTTGCGGCGCTGACCGGGGATCTGCAATTGCGGACGGTGACGCCCTCGCTGCTGCGCGGGCTCGCGGCCGAGCGTCTGGACGATCAGCTTCTGGCGATGAGCTATGATTTCGTGGGCGACCTGGCCGAGACGATCGCGTTGATCTGGCCGGATGGCGCGCAGGATGATCCGCCTTTGTCCCAGGCGGTCGAACTGCTGCAGGGCACCGGCAAGGCAGCGCTGCCAAGCGCGATCACGGGCATGCTCGACAGGTTGGGGTCGTCGGAACGGCTGGCCTTTCTCAAGCTTGCGACCGGCAATCTGAGGGTCGGATTTTCCGCCCGGATGGCGCGCATGGCGCTGGCGGGGATGGGCGGCCCCGGCGTCGCCGAGATGGAAGAGATCTGGCACGGCCTTTCGCCCCCTTACGCGCCGCTTTTCGGCTGGCTGGCGGGGGGCGAGCGCCCCGAAAGCGTGGCGCGCGCGCCATTCCGCCCAGTGATGCTGTCGACCCCGACCGATCTCGCGGAGTTGCGGGCGATGGACCCGGCGGCATTTTTCGCCGAGTGGAAATGGGATGGGATCAGGGTGCAGGCGGTCAGCGACGCGGGCGTGCGGCGGCTTTATTCGCGTACTGGCGAAGACATCTCGCAGGCCTTTCCGGACGTTATCGAAGCGATGGAGTTCGACGGCACCGCCGATGGCGAACTGCTCGTCCGGCGCGAAGATGAAATCGCGCCCTTCGGCGATCTGCAAAAGCGGCTGAACCGCAAGACGGTCGGCAAGGGGTTGCTTGGCAGTCACCCTGCGGGCCTGCGGCTTTATGACCTGTTGATCTGGGAAGGGCGCGACCTGCGCGGCGAACCGCTTGAGGCGCGGCGTTCCCTGCTGGAAGCTGCCGATTTCGGAGGCCCCCGCATCGACATTTCGCCGCTGCTTGAATTCGCCACATGGGACGATCTGGCGGGTCTGCGGGCCAGTCCTCCGGCGACGGTGATCGAAGGCGTCATGATCAAGCGTCGGGACAGCAGTTACCTTTCCGGACGACCGCGCGGCCCGTGGTTCAAGTGGAAGCGAGATCCGATGGTCGTCGATGCCGTGCTGATCTATGCGCAGCGTGGACATGGCAAACGCTCGGGTTTCCATTCCGACTTCACTTTCGGCCTGTGGAACGGGGCAGAGCTGGTTCCGGTCGGCAAGGCCTATTTCGGCTTCACCGATGCCGAGTTGCGCGAACTCGACAAGTTCGTTCGGGCCAACACGACCGAGCGCTACGGCCCGGTTCGCGCGCTTGCTCCGAAGCTGGTGGTCGAAGTCGCCTTCGAAGGCCTGAACCGCTCTGGTCGGCATCGCTCGGGCGTGGCGATGCGCTTTCCCCGGATCAGTCGCATCCGTTGGGACAAGCCCGCCGCCGAGGCCGATCACCTTTCGACGCTCGAGGCCATGCTGTGA
- a CDS encoding Lrp/AsnC family transcriptional regulator, which produces MNDKGQIFDDIDNKLLTLLQRDASLSQRELADRVGLSQNACWRRLNRLGEAGVLRGSRAIVDPGALGLQLSVFIMIRTRHHDDAWARRFRARIEAQPEITEFHRIGGEWDYLAKAVTTGMVGYDALYKRLIEGMDLERVTGVFSMETIFEGRPLVSSG; this is translated from the coding sequence ATGAACGACAAAGGCCAAATTTTCGACGATATTGACAACAAGCTTTTGACCCTGCTGCAACGCGATGCCAGCCTGTCGCAGCGCGAACTGGCCGATAGGGTGGGCCTATCGCAGAATGCGTGCTGGCGGCGCTTGAACCGGCTGGGTGAAGCGGGGGTTCTGCGAGGCAGTCGTGCGATTGTCGATCCGGGTGCGCTGGGGTTGCAGCTATCCGTTTTCATCATGATCCGAACGCGCCATCACGACGATGCCTGGGCCCGGCGATTTCGTGCCCGCATCGAGGCCCAGCCCGAGATCACCGAGTTTCATCGCATCGGCGGCGAATGGGACTATCTCGCCAAGGCGGTGACGACTGGGATGGTTGGCTATGATGCGCTTTACAAGCGTCTTATCGAAGGCATGGATCTGGAACGCGTGACGGGCGTTTTCTCGATGGAGACGATATTCGAAGGGCGCCCTCTGGTCTCTTCGGGTTGA
- a CDS encoding aminotransferase class V-fold PLP-dependent enzyme: MQFDTYLAQFGENPLATLHRDVIGRDAVIKGPFGPRQMIYADYIASGRALRPLEHWVMENVLPWYANSHTEASHCGATMTRMRRAARQAIADCMGADPSHAVIFTGSGATQGINRLVHLLDCGPGTTVIIGPYEHHSNILPWRESGAKVVELPEAATGGPDLDALGDELARAHGPVIGSFSAASNVTGTLTDVRAVTGILKQAGARVVWDYAGGGPYLPIDMGLGMDAVVLSPHKFIGGPGASGILAIRRDAVLANRPTLPGGGTVRFVSPDGHDYSTSIEAREEGGTPNVVGDIRAALVLLTKAAAGQDAITARNAKWLAAGMARLADHPGIELLGNHRAARLPFFSFRIRDPAGGFIHQQLATRMLSDLYGVQARGGCACAGPYVHRLLGLSQGESERLRAAILAGVEVEKPGFVRLNLCWAAPHEEVDAILDAVCNLADHAPDYLRHYRCDPATAIFTPIAAQ, translated from the coding sequence ATGCAATTCGACACCTACCTTGCCCAATTTGGTGAAAATCCGCTGGCGACCCTGCATCGGGACGTGATCGGACGGGACGCCGTGATCAAGGGGCCGTTCGGCCCGCGACAGATGATCTATGCCGACTACATCGCCTCGGGCCGCGCGCTGCGCCCTCTGGAGCATTGGGTGATGGAAAACGTGCTGCCTTGGTATGCCAACAGCCACACTGAGGCCAGCCATTGCGGGGCCACGATGACCCGGATGCGCCGCGCGGCCCGGCAAGCGATCGCAGATTGCATGGGCGCCGATCCATCTCATGCGGTCATCTTCACCGGCTCGGGCGCGACCCAAGGGATCAACCGGCTCGTGCATCTGCTGGACTGCGGGCCCGGCACGACGGTGATCATCGGGCCTTACGAACACCATTCGAACATCCTGCCCTGGCGCGAAAGCGGGGCCAAGGTTGTCGAACTTCCCGAAGCGGCGACCGGTGGGCCGGATCTCGACGCCCTTGGGGATGAGCTCGCTCGGGCTCATGGCCCGGTCATCGGCAGTTTCTCGGCCGCATCGAACGTAACGGGTACGCTGACGGATGTGCGTGCAGTGACCGGCATTCTGAAGCAAGCGGGTGCCAGGGTCGTGTGGGATTATGCAGGCGGCGGGCCCTATCTGCCGATCGACATGGGGCTTGGCATGGACGCCGTGGTCCTGTCGCCCCACAAATTCATCGGCGGGCCGGGCGCCTCCGGCATCCTCGCCATTCGCCGCGACGCTGTTCTGGCAAATCGCCCCACCCTGCCCGGAGGAGGTACGGTGCGCTTTGTTTCCCCGGACGGGCATGACTATTCGACTTCGATCGAGGCCCGCGAGGAAGGCGGCACGCCGAATGTCGTGGGCGACATCCGCGCGGCCCTGGTTCTGCTGACCAAGGCGGCAGCGGGGCAGGACGCAATTACTGCGCGCAACGCCAAGTGGCTGGCGGCGGGCATGGCGCGACTGGCCGATCATCCGGGGATCGAATTGCTGGGCAATCATCGCGCCGCGCGGCTTCCCTTCTTCAGTTTCCGCATCCGCGACCCGGCAGGCGGCTTCATCCACCAGCAGCTGGCGACCCGCATGCTGTCGGACCTTTACGGGGTCCAGGCAAGGGGTGGCTGCGCCTGCGCCGGGCCCTATGTTCACCGCTTGCTGGGTCTGTCCCAAGGGGAATCGGAGCGCCTGCGCGCCGCGATCCTTGCCGGGGTCGAGGTCGAGAAGCCGGGCTTCGTGCGGCTGAACCTGTGCTGGGCGGCACCCCATGAAGAAGTGGATGCCATTCTCGATGCGGTCTGCAACCTGGCCGATCATGCCCCGGACTACCTGCGGCACTATCGCTGCGACCCGGCGACTGCGATCTTTACCCCGATTGCGGCCCAGTAG
- a CDS encoding ligase-associated DNA damage response exonuclease yields the protein MRAEFILHPTEAGLFCPEGGFHIDPLRPVSRALITHGHSDHARAGHGAVMATQETLDIMRLRMGPDFAASTQPADGPTRIGNVTVSFHPAGHVLGSSQIAVSHDRGPKIVVSGDYSRMANPTCRPFEPVPCDVFVTEATFGLPVFRFPDPSTQVEKLFASLSEFPERPHLIGAYALGKAQHVIALVREAGYDAPIAIHGALKTLCDYHVEQGVDLGDLIPATADDVPAQLVIAPPSAFASPWVQRFADPVIGFASGWMAVRARARQRGVELPLIVSDHVDWPSLTRTLTELGPSEVWVTHGTEDGVIRWCELAQIPARPLRLVGYEDEAE from the coding sequence ATGCGCGCGGAATTCATCCTCCATCCCACCGAGGCCGGCCTTTTCTGTCCCGAGGGCGGATTCCATATTGATCCTCTGCGCCCGGTCTCGCGCGCGCTGATCACCCACGGTCATAGCGATCATGCTCGGGCGGGCCACGGTGCCGTCATGGCCACGCAAGAGACGCTGGACATCATGCGGTTGCGTATGGGGCCGGATTTCGCCGCTTCCACCCAGCCTGCCGATGGCCCGACGCGGATCGGCAATGTGACGGTCAGCTTTCATCCCGCAGGCCACGTCCTGGGATCGTCCCAGATCGCGGTAAGCCATGATCGCGGTCCGAAGATCGTGGTATCGGGCGACTATTCGCGCATGGCGAACCCGACCTGCCGGCCCTTCGAGCCGGTGCCCTGCGATGTGTTCGTGACCGAGGCGACCTTTGGATTGCCGGTCTTTCGCTTCCCCGACCCGTCGACGCAAGTCGAGAAGCTTTTCGCAAGCTTGTCCGAATTTCCCGAGCGCCCGCACCTGATCGGGGCTTACGCGCTGGGAAAGGCGCAGCACGTCATCGCCCTGGTGCGCGAGGCGGGGTATGACGCGCCGATCGCCATCCACGGCGCATTGAAGACCCTTTGCGATTACCATGTCGAACAGGGGGTGGACCTGGGGGATCTGATTCCGGCCACGGCTGATGACGTGCCGGCCCAACTGGTGATCGCCCCGCCATCTGCTTTCGCAAGCCCCTGGGTTCAGCGTTTCGCCGACCCGGTAATCGGCTTCGCCTCGGGCTGGATGGCGGTGCGCGCGCGGGCTCGCCAGCGCGGAGTCGAGCTGCCGCTGATCGTCAGTGACCATGTCGACTGGCCATCGCTCACGCGGACCCTGACCGAGCTTGGCCCGTCCGAGGTTTGGGTCACCCATGGCACCGAGGACGGGGTGATCCGCTGGTGCGAACTGGCGCAGATCCCCGCGCGCCCGTTGCGGCTGGTGGGGTACGAGGACGAGGCGGAATGA